Genomic segment of Ailuropoda melanoleuca isolate Jingjing chromosome 1, ASM200744v2, whole genome shotgun sequence:
GGCTCACTCTCCAAGGCCAGCTGGTGCCCACCGCctgctgccctctcctccccccacataCCTAggatccccctcccccatcagcgGAGTTTCCCGGGAGGATGGGCTCAGGCCAGCCCCTCACTCCTGGTCCCTGCTAGCAGGAAGGTATGGATGACTCTTTGCTCCCAGCTTTTTGCCAGAATACCCCCTTCATGTCACGTTGTGGGGTCGACAGGCTGTGCCCCCTTAATAAGCCAGTGTGGCAGTGATACCTGGGTCCTGCCACCGGTCTCCCCAGTTATAAATGTAGGTCCTTGAATGTCATAGCCACCCATACTGCAGGACCTCTGGGGTTGGCCTGGGGGCCAGGTGGGACACCAGGGGCCCAGGAGGGCCCAAGAAGAGGGCCCAGGGAGCACCCAGGGAGAAGGCAAACCTGTCTCCCTTGCCAGAACCCAGAGCATGTGTTCACGCCCCCAGGGAGCCCCCAGATAACCTGATGAGGCCCTGGCAGGTGTATGTCCCCTGGGCCCTCAGCCCAGAAGGACGCATCTGATGGGCACCATGGGAGACCAGTGGGAGGTCACCAAGGGGTTTTCACAGCCTTGTGTTCTAGAAGGCTGCTCTGGCTCCAGGGAAGGGGTCTGGACATGGAGGTTATGGAAGTCGTCCCCCAAAGCAAGAATGGTGGCCCCCAcagggacagtgagagaggacAGGCCTGCCTGCAGGCTGCAACTTCTGTAGGGTGTGGGGGAGCCCCTGGTGGCCCAGGGTCTGGCTGGGCAAGACAGCAGTGCATGCCTGAATGTACCCGCGAGGGATGTGCGTCCGTGCCCACTCAGATGACAGCTGTTGGGGCGGGGCAGGGGTTCCTATGGGTCCAGAACTCACTCAGCAGACACGGGATCCTGGGAAGTCTGcaggagggggtgcctgggctgAGGCATGTAGGGTGTGGAGTCTCTCAGGTCGAAGGTCTGCTTCCAGGCGACTGGGAAGTCCCCAGAGGGATTTGCTGGCCCCTGGCGGCCAGCGAAGTGGCCCGCCAGCTCTGGAAGAGCCACCTGATTTGGTTTCTGGTTTCAGAATAATCCTGTTCCTTCAGAGGGTGGCCCAGCACTCAGCAGCCGCTGCCCTTACGCACATTAGGTCCTCTCTGTCgcccaaaactttttttttaattaagatttatttatttatttcagagaaagtgagcctgagtgggaggggcagagggagagagaaagcccttgagcagactctcccctgagcggggagccagaccCGGGACTTGATCCtctgaccctgggatcacgacctgagccaaaaccaagagtcgggtgcttaaccggctgaggcacccaggagcccctctgtcTCCCGAAACTTACATGTAGCTCTGGCTGCAAAGACCTTCTAAGTgtatttttctggtttcataccatTTCTTGGAATCCATCGGCAGCAAAGGCCCGCCCAGCGCTGGGCTGAAGGCTGCGATCTTGAGGGTGGCTCCCACCACCCTTCGGGACCACACCGTCAGCATTGGGGAGCTGGCTGGTGGCTCAGGACTGGCGGCGCTGTGGGGGCGGCCCTGACCCCCCGCCCCGGAACTGCCCGACGGGCAGAGGCTGTGGATGTGGTCACATTTCTCTGTGGGCACAACCAGTCCCACCTGTGAGGAGCAGTCTGCACTGTTTGCAAGGAGCGGGAACTCACGGGCCTTTCTGGTTGTTTCTCTCCAGTCCCGGAGCACTCCTGCTGCTGCTCGGCACCCTGCAAGCGGGTAAGTCCAGGGGGGCTCCTGCGGGTGCCTCCTAGCAGCCCTTCGGGGCCGAGCAGTGAGGCTGGGGATGTGGGAGAGAAAGCGCTTATCTGGGGGCCCCTGAGAGAAAGTGGGATCACGGGGCTCGGGGAACGGGCAGATTGAAGGCCATAAAGGGGGCCGCGTGTGCAGACCCCATAGTGTTTCGCGGAGGTAGAAGGCAGCTCGTCCACGTGTTTCAGTCCATCCGCTCCCGATGAGCTGGGGCCCCCTGTTTCTCCTGACCCCTTCGCCCCTGTCAGCCCCGTGGAGCTCGCAAAGCCACCACCCTGCAGAAGAGCAAGGAACGGGGATTGGGCACCACAGCCGAGGGCTCCCGAGCCTTCCGGCCCCGAGGGTGGCGGCCCGGGGACGGGATGCTTTCCCTGCGGGTGCTTCCGTGGTTGCAGACGGCAAACCCGCTCGGCGCAGCGCGCCAGCCTTCCCGCCGTAGTGTGAGCGTCCTGAGAATGCTGCTGCTGAGAAACTGTCCTTGTAAATGTCCGAATTAAAAAAAACgctttcattttgaattaattataaATACCCAAGAAGTACCCGAAACAGTGCAGCAGGGTCCTGGGTGCCCACCTATCCCCCACTTCTCCCCATGCTAGCCGCTCAGGTAAGGATGGACATCCGTGTCGGATAATACCTGCCTGCCAAAAATGTCTGAATTTTAAGCATGCTATCACATTCCTACGTCTGTCTGATTAATACGTTACATTTTTGCTGAAATGAGTCAGAAGCGGTGTTTAAGTCTTGGGACCaaatcccccccccgcccccaccaccatGTAGAGTAACTTTGTGGGCAGGGAATCAAGCGCAGAAAATCagtttcaaatttttcaaatCACAGCAGATAATCGCGAGCAAGAAGTCAGAGCGCTGGTGGGCAGCGACGTCGAGCTCAGCTGCGTTTTCCCCGAAAGTCACACTTTTGATTTAGATGACCTTTACGTGTATTGGCAAATCAGCGTCATGGGCCACCCGACGACCGTGACGTACTACCTGTCCGGGAACACCTCGGCCGGCCTCGAGGACAACCGCTACAGGGACAGGGCCTGGCTCTCGCTGGAGAGCATGAAGCGTGGCGACTTCTCCCTGCATCTCTACAACATCACCCCCCAAGACGAACAGAAGTTCAACTGCCTGGTGTTTAGGAAATCCTTGCagttaaaaaagattttggaCGTGGTGGTGACAATGCACGTGGCAGGTAAGACAATCGAAGCCGGCgggacccaggcaccccagccttaCAGCCCAGAGCGCGTGTGGACAAGGCACAGCCCAGGCTCGTTCGCTTGCTCCTTCCCTGAAGAACCTCCTCGTCTCCACCGGCGGGTTTCCGTCCGACCGGGTGTGGGGCGGAGCTGGCTGAAAACTCCTCCAACCCGTAAGAAGTTTTCTTAGCCTGAGTTGACCTGGTCTCACAGAAGAACTCCTAATCTTGCTGTCTTTGCCTTAAATTCTCCAACTGAAGCCCAGCTAGATGTTCTGAATGAAATTAGGAGAGAGTGCCATAAAGCAGTAGGTGAGATCAGAATTTAGGAAGACAGTTCAAGTCGGCCAAGATGCTCAGCTCAGCAGAGAGACGGGCTGTGTCATCTGGAGTGGGGCCACTGTGGGCAGAACAGTGTGGGGGGCTGCCCAGGCCACAGTGCGCCGGGGTCAGGGGCACGATGGGCCGCCTGCTCTCTAACCTGGCCCTTGATGCCGTGTGCCCCCCTTTCTGGCCTTCAGCACCTGCCTCCCTCACCACCCATCCTCCTCTCCTGCAGCAAACTACAGCGTGCCCGTGGTCAGCGCCCCAAGCGGCCCCTCCAAGGACGAGCTGCTCACGTTCACGTGCACATCTGTGAATGGCTATCCGAAGCCAAACGTGTACTGGATCAACCAGACAGACAACAGCATGCTGCCTGAGGACTTGCAGAACAGCACGGTCTCCTTGAACGCACGGGGCTTGTACGATGTGGTCAGCGTCCTGCGAATCAGGCAGACCCCCAGCGTGAATGTCGGCTGCTGCATAGAGAATGTCCTTCTGCACCAAAACCTGACTGGCATCAGCCAGGCAGGTAAGGTCCCCCGGGGTCTGTGCGCTGAGGCCAACCCAAGACTGTGGGCCTCCGGTGACTCGGAGCACAGGCCCCTGCAAGGTGACTTGGCCGTGGCTTCCGAAAACTGgttggaagggggaggagggacaggcaaCCTTGAAGGGCAGGAACGGGCGCTCAGTGGACGTTCCTTGACTTCACGCTCAGGGTCAGCTTTGctgacccattttacagacgagggaCTGAGGACGGAAGGTTGTGTAGGACCAGACGGTGACGGCATCAGGATTGAAGGACGTGCTTGCACAGTCTTTGAGCTCATGCCCCATCAGACGACCAGAGCCCTCTCCCCCCAGGGTTCCAGCTGCTGGAACGGGGCTTCCCCATGGGAGGGGTACAGGCAGGTGGCTCCTTCATAGAAGCCTCAGGCTCTCAATCTGCATGTCCCTGTCACGTTGAGATGACAGGTTTCCAGCGGGTGGAGGTGGGGTCCATGGGCCCCGCCTGCTGCAGGAAAGTGGTGCGGCCTGCAGGACCCCCTTTCCCCCAACAATCACCTGCAGGGCCCCCtgcaaaatggagagaaatgccgggctccttgctcaggaatTGGAAGAATCCAAGACGGCAGGCGCAGAGCGAGATACCGCGTACAAGCCTTCTGAGTGTGGGCCTGTGAGCTGGCTTGGGTCGCACGCCATGAAGCTGGCCATGACCCCCAGGAACTTTGGCAGGGCCGACATCTTCCTTCCGGAAATCAGGGCACAGCCTTGTGACTCAGTGGTCATGGTCTCTGAGCCCAAACGGACCAGGACAAGGGCTGCCCCAGACAGTCTGCCTCTGACCACGGCCTCAGCCAGCCTTCTCCCTGGCCGAGCAGCCCGGGCAGCTGGTGAAGGGGAAACAGAAGATTCTCTCAGGCGGTGGTGGTGTCAGCTCTGGCGCTGTGGGAAGGCTGGGGAGCCCGTGAAGGCCCCAGGGCCCAGACCCAATGGATTAGCACCTGTCAGCCTCTCTCAGGATGATTCTAACGTACATTCAAGGCTGAGCCTCTGAATGGTTTCTCCAGGTTTGGAGAAACACGGGGCATTTGTAACAAGCTTCCCAGAGGTGCTGTTGCTGGTCTGCCCGTGAGAACCACTTTCCCAGGGCGTCAGCAATGGGACGTTGCACCGGGAGGGATTAGCCCCCTCGTGCAAGACAGTGCAGCCACGGTGGAGAACGGTCCGCAGCTGCTCTGGAGGCCATCATTGAGTTTCCGCCccgcccagcaattccactcccaggtgtTGGCCCGGCAGAACTGGAAATGAGACTCGCATCCTTGTCCGGGAGCGTTCACAGCAGCGTTATTCCCACAAACCGGATAATGAGCAGATTAACGTAGCTGTCCACGTGGTGGAGTGTggctcagccatgaaaaggatcCAAACGGTGCCACGTGGATGGGCCTTGAGGACCTCATGGGCAGTGAGAGACGCCAGGCAGCAAAGGCCCCACGCTCCATGATCCCACGTATATGAAATGCCTGggataggcaaatccagagacagacGGCCGAGGCGTGGGtgccggggctgggggagggaggcaggcactgCTGACGGGGTCAGGGATCCCCTTTGGAGTGAAGGAAAGGCTGTGGAGCCAGATCGTGACAATGGCCGTGCCGCGCTGTGGACGGGTGACATGCTTGCCAAATCGGTCACGGCAAAATGGTAACATTGACGTCATGTGAATTTCACCtcggtgtttgtttttttaaagccagcaataaagctgaaaaaaatcaatcacattaaaaattgttaaaaagccAGGAGGAATGTGTGCTTCCCCCCATGCCCGGCCCAGGTGCTGGCGGCCCTGGTGGGGGTGCGGCCAGGAAGGGGGGAGGCTCACCTGAGGGAGagaacccctcccccaccagcctcaGGTTTTAAACACCCCAAAACAGTGCCAGGGAGGAGCTGTGGCGTTAGCGCCTCCCTCGGGCCTCTCTTGCTCCATCGGAAGACCCTTCCTTTCCTCCATAGCGTTTAAGTCTTGggttcctttcctctttctcgtAGAAACAGCAACCGAATCTGGCAACACAGGCAGCCACACCGATGACCACAGGAAGGACCACGGGACGGTGCTGAGCACCCTGGCCGTGCTGGGCGTGGTTGTGGTCGTGGCCGCGGCCACCGGCTGGGTGTGCAGAAGCAGGTGTCCCCACGGGATCCGCACCAGGTATCAGACCAGGCGCCAGCGGGCAGGGCTGACCATTTCTGTGGTTGGTCTGAGCTGGTTGCCTTTTTCAAGATGTGGGCGCTGCGTAAG
This window contains:
- the ICOSLG gene encoding ICOS ligand isoform X3; protein product: MRLRSPGALLLLLGTLQAADNREQEVRALVGSDVELSCVFPESHTFDLDDLYVYWQISVMGHPTTVTYYLSGNTSAGLEDNRYRDRAWLSLESMKRGDFSLHLYNITPQDEQKFNCLVFRKSLQLKKILDVVVTMHVAANYSVPVVSAPSGPSKDELLTFTCTSVNGYPKPNVYWINQTDNSMLPEDLQNSTVSLNARGLYDVVSVLRIRQTPSVNVGCCIENVLLHQNLTGISQAETATESGNTGSHTDDHRKDHGTVLSTLAVLGVVVVVAAATGWVCRSRCPHGIRTRHWAARPEQAFSEGSEEVLCTQTQPLHPCVHSGW
- the ICOSLG gene encoding ICOS ligand isoform X1, which translates into the protein MRLRSPGALLLLLGTLQAADNREQEVRALVGSDVELSCVFPESHTFDLDDLYVYWQISVMGHPTTVTYYLSGNTSAGLEDNRYRDRAWLSLESMKRGDFSLHLYNITPQDEQKFNCLVFRKSLQLKKILDVVVTMHVAANYSVPVVSAPSGPSKDELLTFTCTSVNGYPKPNVYWINQTDNSMLPEDLQNSTVSLNARGLYDVVSVLRIRQTPSVNVGCCIENVLLHQNLTGISQAGKVPRGLCAEANPRLWASGDSEHRPLQETATESGNTGSHTDDHRKDHGTVLSTLAVLGVVVVVAAATGWVCRSRCPHGIRTRHWAARPEQAFSEGSEEVLCTQTQPLHPCVHSGW
- the ICOSLG gene encoding ICOS ligand isoform X2 yields the protein MRLRSPGALLLLLGTLQAADNREQEVRALVGSDVELSCVFPESHTFDLDDLYVYWQISVMGHPTTVTYYLSGNTSAGLEDNRYRDRAWLSLESMKRGDFSLHLYNITPQDEQKFNCLVFRKSLQLKKILDVVVTMHVAANYSVPVVSAPSGPSKDELLTFTCTSVNGYPKPNVYWINQTDNSMLPEDLQNSTVSLNARGLYDVVSVLRIRQTPSVNVGCCIENVLLHQNLTGISQAGKVPRGLCAEANPRLWASGDSEHRPLQETATESGNTGSHTDDHRKDHGTVLSTLAVLGVVVVVAAATGWVCRSRCPHGIRTRHWAARPEQAFSECV